The following coding sequences lie in one Apium graveolens cultivar Ventura chromosome 3, ASM990537v1, whole genome shotgun sequence genomic window:
- the LOC141714544 gene encoding uncharacterized protein LOC141714544, with the protein MTIKGQALEVFILAFDSEVDDKAIVLAEPSSQGNFPVDEMEELPHPWWILHVDVVVNNSGAGAGIVLVTPEGHHLMSAIHFKFYVTNNDAEYEVLINGLKISLKVGVVNLIAWSDSELVVNQVNGGFQARGPPTELYMRCAQHLLEKFGSARLEGVPREENSKADALEKMGSQMDSIQLEQIPLGIQEIPSVPEARHLRYQAAKYIEYDGVLYKRGFNQPLLRFVDMEEGNYILREQVPGLLPCGESILLESCPKQRGGVKYAVVAVDYFTKWAEAMPLTTITAKKTKDFVFNSIVYRFGIPYKLIPDNGKQFDSKELRKLCEDLNIKKDFTAVYHPQSNGQTKAINKIIKYTLKANLEEKKGDWLEEMHMVLWSYNTTPRSTTGETPFLLTYGYEAMVPVEVGAGFLQRDLFVKEDAEVNQRLHLDLLDEARTNSQ; encoded by the exons ATGACAATTAAAGGACAGGCATTGGAAGTTTTCATACTTGCATTTGATTCTGAGGTGGACGACAAGGCCATAGTGTTGGCAGAACCTTCCTCACAAGGAAATTTTCCTGTTGATGAAATGGAGGAACTCCCACACCCTTGGTGGATCTTACATGTTGATGTGGTCGTGAATAACAGTGGAGCAGGCGCCGGGATTGTCTTAGTCACCCCGGAAGGGCATCATTTGATGAGTGCCATCCATTTCAAGTTTTATGTCACCAAtaatgatgctgagtatgaagTTTTGATCAATGGTCTGAAAATATCTCTGAAAGTGGGGGTGGTGAATTTAATAGCTTGGAGTGACTCTGAGTTAGTTGTAAATCAAGTCAACGGAGGTTTCCAAGCCCGGGGACCCCCAACGGAGTTATATATGAGATGTGCGCAACATCTACTAGAGAAGTTTGGAAGTGCCAGGCTAGAGGGcgttccaagggaggaaaatagTAAGGCAGATGCTTTGGAAAAGATGGGATCACAAATGGATAGCATCCAACTTGAACAAATTCCTTTGGGAATCCAAGAGATACCGAGTGTTCCAGAG GCTCGACACCTTCGATACCAAGCTGCGAAGTATATTGAATACGATGGGGTGTTATACAAGAGGGGATTTAACCAGCCACTGTTACGCTTCGTGGACATggaagaaggaaattatattcTCAGGGAG CAAGTCCCTGGccttttgccatgtggggaatcgATCTTATTGGAGAGTTGCCCAAAGCAAAGGGGGGGTGTGAAATATGCCGTGGTGGCTGTGGATTACTTTACCAAATGGGCGGAGGCTATGCCACTGACCACGATCACAGCAAAGAAGACAAAGGACTTTGTTTTCAATTCTATAGTATACAGGTTCGGTATCCCATATAAACTCATCCCAGACAATGGGAAGCAGTTTGACAGTAAAGAGCTAAGGAAGCTCTGTGAAGATTTGAACATCAAAAAAGATTTTACCGCAGTCTATCACCCGCAAAGCAATGGTCAGACAAAAGctataaacaaaatcataaaataTACTTTGAAGGCTAACTTGGAAGAAAAGAAGGGAGATTGGCTAGAGGAGATGCACATGGTCCTCTGGTCTTACAACACAACTCCCAGATCAACTACGGGAGAAACCCCATTTCTGCTGACTTATGGGTATGAGGCTATGGTTCCCGTGGAGGTAGGAGCCGGATTCCTCCAGAGAGACTTGTTTGTTAAAGAAGATGCAGAAGTTAACCAGAGGCTCCACTTGGATTTGCTAGACGAAGCCCGAACAAACTCCCAATAA
- the LOC141714543 gene encoding uncharacterized protein LOC141714543 — MRCAQRLLEKFGSARLEGVPREENSKADALEKMGSQMDSIQLEQIPLGIQEIPNVPEVEVFQTHENPLEGWMTPIHNYIRMGALSKDKLQARHLRYQAAKYIEYDGVLYKRGFNQPLLRFMDMEEGNYILREVHEEICGNHSGGGSLALKVLRQGYY, encoded by the coding sequence ATGAGATGTGCGCAACGTCTACTAGAGAAGTTTGGAAGTGCCAGGCTAGAGGGcgttccaagggaggaaaatagTAAGGCAGATGCTTTGGAAAAGATGGGATCGCAAATGGATAGCATCCAACTTGAACAAATTCCTTTGGGAATCCAAGAGATACCGAATGTTCCAGAGGTAGAAGTGTTCCAGACACATGAAAACCCGCTAGAGGGGTGGATGACCCCCATTCATAACTATATTCGAATGGGAGCTTTGTCAAAAGATAAGTTACAGGCTCGACACCTTCGATACCAAGCTGCGAAGTATATTGAATACGATGGGGTGTTATACAAGAGGGGATTTAACCAGCCACTGTTACGCTTCATGGACATggaagaaggaaattatattcTCAGGGAGGTGCATGAAGagatttgtggcaatcactcggggggtggtTCATTGGCGTTAAAAGTCCTCAGACAAGGATATTACTAG